From the Gordonia bronchialis DSM 43247 genome, one window contains:
- a CDS encoding MDR family MFS transporter, with product MTEHTAHTEHAGAGLPHRQILTILGGLMMGMFLAALDQTIVSTAIRTIADDLQGYDLQAWVTTAYLVTSTIVTPLYGKLSDLYGRKPFFLVAISIFVVGSLLCSMATSMYELAAFRALQGLGAGGLFTLALTTIGDIVPPRERAKYQGYFLAVFGTSSVLGPVLGGLFAGHAEILWVSGWRWVFLVNVPIGIIALGVVYRVLNYDQQKGVGGRTDYWGATALAVAVAPLLIVAEQGREWGWGSGLALLCYGIGVAGIAAFIWIEHLMGDDALIPLRVFNNRVFTQGIVISVVVGAVMFGGISMLPQYFQVLRGSSPMVAGLQMLPMVLGLMLGSITSGQIISRTGRYKIFPIIGSILITAMTFLLHTVGIDTPVAVVMLYAFGLGVGLGNMMQPIMLAMQNILPPKDMGLSTGTATFFRQIGGTLGVAVFFSLLFSLMGPNIKDEMVTAAQTPEYRAAVMEAARSHDTQVSGFAQSLIAAAQNPEKGGASSSESVMSDTSVIEKLPPELGDPIKRGFANSMDRVFLAVSIMSILAVIGTLTWPELPLRSGRPVGNPESTTTV from the coding sequence ATGACCGAGCACACAGCGCACACGGAGCATGCGGGAGCGGGTCTCCCGCATCGGCAGATCCTGACCATCCTCGGCGGCCTGATGATGGGCATGTTCCTCGCTGCCCTCGACCAGACCATCGTGTCCACGGCCATCCGCACCATCGCCGACGATCTGCAGGGCTATGACTTGCAGGCCTGGGTGACCACCGCCTATCTGGTCACCTCGACCATCGTCACCCCGCTCTACGGCAAGCTCTCCGACCTCTACGGCCGCAAACCCTTTTTCCTGGTGGCGATCTCGATCTTCGTCGTCGGTTCGCTGCTGTGCAGCATGGCGACGTCGATGTACGAACTCGCCGCGTTCCGCGCACTGCAGGGACTCGGCGCGGGTGGTCTGTTCACGTTGGCGCTCACCACGATCGGCGACATCGTGCCGCCCCGCGAACGCGCGAAGTATCAGGGCTACTTCCTCGCCGTCTTCGGCACCTCGAGTGTGCTGGGACCGGTCCTCGGCGGACTGTTCGCCGGGCACGCCGAGATCCTCTGGGTTTCCGGCTGGCGCTGGGTGTTCCTGGTCAATGTGCCCATCGGCATCATCGCACTCGGCGTGGTCTACCGGGTCCTGAATTACGACCAGCAGAAGGGTGTCGGCGGTCGTACCGACTACTGGGGTGCCACTGCTCTCGCCGTCGCCGTCGCCCCGCTGCTGATCGTCGCCGAGCAAGGCCGCGAATGGGGCTGGGGATCGGGACTTGCGTTGCTGTGCTACGGAATCGGGGTCGCCGGCATCGCCGCGTTCATCTGGATCGAGCACCTGATGGGCGACGATGCGCTGATCCCGTTGCGGGTCTTCAACAACCGGGTGTTCACCCAGGGCATCGTCATCTCGGTGGTCGTCGGTGCGGTGATGTTCGGCGGAATCTCCATGTTGCCGCAGTACTTCCAGGTGCTCCGCGGGTCGAGCCCGATGGTCGCCGGGCTGCAAATGCTGCCGATGGTGCTGGGACTGATGCTCGGGTCCATCACATCGGGCCAGATCATCTCGCGCACCGGTCGATACAAGATCTTCCCCATCATCGGGTCGATCCTGATCACGGCGATGACGTTCCTGCTGCACACCGTCGGCATCGACACACCGGTCGCCGTGGTGATGCTCTACGCCTTCGGACTCGGTGTGGGCCTGGGCAACATGATGCAGCCGATCATGCTCGCGATGCAGAACATCCTGCCGCCCAAGGACATGGGGCTGTCCACGGGGACAGCGACCTTCTTTCGGCAGATCGGCGGAACACTGGGCGTCGCAGTGTTCTTCTCACTGCTGTTCTCGCTGATGGGCCCCAACATCAAGGACGAGATGGTCACAGCCGCACAGACTCCCGAATATCGGGCCGCCGTGATGGAGGCCGCTCGCAGTCACGACACGCAGGTGAGCGGTTTCGCTCAGTCACTGATCGCGGCGGCGCAGAACCCGGAGAAGGGTGGTGCGTCGTCGTCGGAGAGCGTGATGTCGGATACGTCGGTGATCGAGAAACTGCCGCCGGAACTCGGTGA
- a CDS encoding MarR family winged helix-turn-helix transcriptional regulator — MLDGAAIDELFDTLARYLRIRDKAVHTTFRTGDGEIETAAYKGLFHLARQSMRSSELAEALHADPSTVSRYVAQLVAQGFVRREADPDDGRATLLVLTESGMERVQAMRTLRRTALNDAMGDWTDDELWTLVRLLGRFVDAAETVILPTGTGQDCSKGPR; from the coding sequence ATGCTGGACGGAGCGGCCATCGACGAGCTGTTCGACACGCTCGCCCGATATCTGCGCATCCGGGACAAGGCCGTGCACACCACCTTTCGCACCGGTGACGGCGAGATCGAGACGGCTGCCTACAAAGGACTGTTCCATCTCGCCCGGCAGTCGATGCGGTCCAGTGAGCTCGCCGAGGCGCTGCACGCCGACCCGTCGACGGTCAGCCGATACGTGGCGCAGCTCGTCGCGCAGGGTTTCGTTCGCCGTGAGGCCGATCCCGACGACGGTCGCGCGACGCTACTCGTGCTCACCGAGTCCGGGATGGAACGGGTGCAGGCGATGCGGACCCTGCGACGGACCGCTCTGAACGATGCGATGGGCGACTGGACCGACGACGAGCTGTGGACGTTGGTCCGGCTCCTCGGCAGGTTCGTCGACGCGGCTGAGACGGTGATCCTCCCGACGGGTACCGGCCAAGACTGTTCGAAAGGACCCCGATGA
- the alc gene encoding allantoicase, with product MPDLALRDLGGAVVWTSDELFAESQNLIKTSPAQYQPATFGHKGQVYDGWETRRRRGAGVDQAIVRLGAPGVVYGVVVDTSWFKGNYPPFISVEATAVEGVVSAEELVSDAEWVTIVEKSPAEGDTRNPFTVDATNRFTHVRLTMYPDGGVARFRVHGRGVPDPHFFRYGHFDLAALENGGLITACSNMFYSSPNNLLMPGRARNMGEGWETSRRRDDGNDWVQVRLAGQGRVSLVELDTSYFLGNAPGAATVRGRDGDGDWFEVLPRTDLQPDTRHRFVIDLDRPMTEARLDIYPDGGMARLKLYGTLTEEAESRLIEQWERGEA from the coding sequence ATGCCCGACCTGGCACTTCGAGATCTCGGCGGCGCGGTTGTCTGGACCAGCGACGAGCTGTTCGCCGAGAGTCAGAACCTCATCAAGACCTCGCCCGCCCAGTACCAACCGGCCACTTTCGGGCACAAGGGTCAGGTCTATGACGGCTGGGAGACGCGGCGGCGCCGGGGGGCGGGGGTCGATCAGGCCATCGTGCGGCTCGGCGCTCCCGGTGTGGTCTACGGCGTCGTCGTCGACACGTCGTGGTTCAAGGGCAACTATCCGCCCTTCATCTCGGTGGAGGCCACCGCGGTGGAGGGCGTGGTGTCTGCCGAGGAACTCGTCTCCGACGCGGAGTGGGTCACCATCGTCGAGAAATCCCCGGCCGAGGGCGACACCCGCAACCCGTTCACCGTCGACGCCACCAACCGATTCACCCACGTGCGGCTCACCATGTACCCCGACGGCGGCGTGGCCCGATTCCGTGTGCACGGTCGTGGTGTGCCCGACCCGCACTTCTTCCGTTACGGGCACTTCGATCTCGCCGCACTGGAGAACGGCGGCCTGATCACGGCCTGCTCCAACATGTTCTACAGCTCCCCCAACAATCTGCTGATGCCCGGACGGGCCCGCAACATGGGTGAGGGCTGGGAGACCTCGCGCCGACGCGACGACGGCAACGACTGGGTCCAGGTGCGTCTCGCCGGCCAGGGCCGGGTGAGCCTCGTCGAACTCGACACCAGCTACTTCCTCGGCAACGCACCCGGCGCAGCCACCGTGCGCGGCCGCGACGGCGACGGCGACTGGTTCGAGGTCTTGCCGCGCACCGACTTACAGCCCGACACCCGGCACCGCTTCGTCATCGACCTCGACCGCCCGATGACCGAGGCCCGCCTGGACATCTATCCCGACGGTGGAATGGCGCGCCTCAAGCTGTATGGCACGCTCACCGAGGAAGCCGAGTCGCGGCTGATCGAACAGTGGGAGCGTGGCGAGGCCTGA
- a CDS encoding chromosome condensation regulator RCC1, which yields MPLVIGSTFAGYQINAELGRDRTGRHFLVDRPSEDRARVLSAVGSAGPGVNDRFFADARVASALDHPAVLRVEDYGITEDTCWVVTRHLAGTDLTEQRLTAAEITMIVTQIADALDHARGQGLDRGDFDATDIFVTRTASGALNSVALRGFGFTATEPTADSTAPASDQRTLATLAGQLIADETPWAAAATLDARDAATALRFPDCRAFASALGTALDGVEHPEADATPSPVGPPAIRPHKSKRGWAAIGAAIVGVLALVAALAFAFGFTATTDGSPAADPRPMPPALVTAASDTTCVVVTGLAYCSSLNGWGELGNGTTAQSGANILVRRLTGITAMSVTLDTVCAAARGEAYCWGMNWNGQVGTGSDDEGRIATPTKVLGLSDVTDVSAGLAGTCAVAGGSVYCWGDNQFGQLGDGTTTDRLTPTRVVGLDHATSVSINGNNGSAAACAVSDGRAHCWGDNAVGQLGNGTATGESNRPTLVPGLNNVTAISTNGIAVCAVADAKAYCWGYNYDGQLGDGTAKRKFTPTLVPGLTDVTAISTGGVGLSGNTTCAIAGGTPYCWGTNNYGQLGDGTTVERRSPVPVKGVTRAGTITTSGDNACAGTADGPFCWGLNHAGQLGVGTEDRNSPPTRVRYP from the coding sequence GTGCCGTTGGTCATTGGTTCGACGTTTGCGGGATACCAGATCAATGCCGAACTCGGCAGAGACCGGACCGGAAGACATTTCCTCGTGGACCGACCCAGCGAGGACCGTGCCCGGGTCCTGAGTGCGGTCGGCTCGGCCGGGCCCGGCGTGAACGATCGGTTCTTCGCCGATGCCCGGGTCGCCTCCGCACTCGATCATCCGGCGGTGCTTCGCGTCGAGGACTACGGCATCACCGAGGACACCTGCTGGGTGGTGACCCGGCATCTCGCCGGAACAGATCTGACCGAGCAACGTCTCACCGCCGCCGAGATCACCATGATCGTCACGCAGATCGCCGATGCCCTCGACCACGCCCGCGGCCAAGGCCTGGACCGCGGCGACTTCGACGCCACCGATATCTTCGTGACCCGCACCGCCTCGGGTGCGCTCAACAGCGTCGCCCTGCGTGGGTTCGGTTTCACCGCAACCGAACCCACCGCAGACTCGACGGCACCGGCCTCCGATCAGCGCACGCTGGCCACCCTGGCGGGGCAACTCATCGCCGACGAAACACCGTGGGCCGCGGCAGCCACCCTCGATGCGCGCGACGCTGCGACCGCCCTCCGCTTTCCCGACTGCCGCGCCTTCGCTTCGGCTCTGGGCACCGCACTCGACGGCGTCGAGCACCCCGAGGCGGATGCCACGCCATCGCCGGTAGGTCCACCAGCGATCCGGCCGCACAAGAGCAAACGCGGGTGGGCGGCCATCGGCGCCGCCATCGTCGGCGTGCTCGCCCTCGTCGCGGCCCTCGCCTTCGCCTTCGGATTCACGGCGACCACTGACGGCAGCCCCGCCGCGGACCCGCGGCCCATGCCGCCCGCGCTCGTCACCGCCGCCTCGGACACGACGTGTGTCGTCGTGACCGGTTTGGCCTACTGTTCGAGCCTGAACGGCTGGGGTGAACTCGGGAATGGCACCACTGCGCAGAGCGGAGCCAACATCTTGGTGCGGAGGTTGACCGGGATCACCGCGATGAGCGTCACGTTGGATACGGTCTGCGCTGCCGCACGCGGCGAAGCCTACTGCTGGGGTATGAACTGGAACGGCCAGGTCGGCACGGGCAGCGACGACGAGGGGCGCATCGCCACGCCGACAAAGGTTCTCGGCCTGAGCGACGTCACCGACGTATCCGCAGGGCTGGCCGGCACATGCGCTGTTGCGGGCGGGTCGGTCTACTGCTGGGGCGACAATCAGTTCGGCCAGCTCGGCGACGGAACCACCACGGACCGTCTCACGCCGACGCGGGTGGTCGGACTCGACCATGCCACTTCGGTTTCCATCAACGGCAACAACGGAAGTGCGGCGGCGTGCGCGGTGTCCGACGGGCGGGCCCACTGTTGGGGTGACAACGCCGTAGGCCAACTCGGCAACGGGACGGCCACCGGCGAAAGCAACCGCCCCACACTGGTTCCCGGCCTGAACAATGTCACCGCCATCTCGACCAACGGCATTGCCGTGTGTGCGGTCGCCGATGCGAAAGCCTATTGCTGGGGTTACAACTACGACGGCCAACTCGGCGATGGGACCGCGAAGCGGAAGTTCACACCTACCCTGGTCCCCGGCCTGACGGACGTGACGGCCATCTCCACCGGGGGTGTCGGGTTGAGCGGCAACACCACCTGCGCGATTGCCGGTGGCACGCCATACTGCTGGGGCACCAACAACTACGGGCAGCTCGGCGACGGGACCACCGTCGAACGCCGCTCTCCCGTACCCGTGAAGGGCGTCACCCGGGCCGGCACCATCACGACTTCGGGCGACAACGCCTGCGCGGGCACCGCCGACGGTCCATTCTGCTGGGGACTGAACCACGCCGGCCAACTCGGCGTCGGAACCGAGGACCGGAATTCTCCCCCGACGCGGGTCAGGTACCCCTGA